The following coding sequences lie in one Lelliottia jeotgali genomic window:
- a CDS encoding Dihydroneopterin aldolase: MDIVFIEQLSVITTIGVYDWEQTIEQKLVFDIEMGWDNRLSAKSDDVKDCLSYADISETVVKHVEGQRFALVERVAEEVAELLLSRFNSPWVRIKLSKPGAVARAANVGVIIERGTNLKQKI; encoded by the coding sequence ATGGATATTGTATTTATAGAGCAACTTTCGGTAATCACCACAATTGGTGTTTACGACTGGGAACAGACCATCGAGCAGAAGCTGGTGTTCGATATCGAAATGGGCTGGGATAATCGCCTGTCGGCTAAAAGTGATGATGTGAAAGACTGCCTGAGCTATGCCGATATCAGCGAAACGGTGGTGAAGCATGTCGAAGGGCAGCGTTTTGCGCTGGTGGAGCGCGTGGCAGAAGAGGTGGCCGAACTGCTGTTGAGCCGTTTCAACTCGCCGTGGGTGCGCATCAAACTCAGCAAACCGGGTGCCGTGGCGCGAGCCGCTAACGTCGGGGTGATCATTGAGCGTGGCACAAATCTGAAACAAAAGATTTAA
- a CDS encoding Urease beta subunit encodes MIPGEYQIKPGQIALNVGRKTQRTIVENHGDRPIQVGSHYHFYEVNPALKFDRAATKGYRLNIPAGTAVRFEPGQKREVTLVLIAGAQRVFGFRGEVMGGLEDNNG; translated from the coding sequence ATGATCCCAGGCGAATACCAGATTAAACCCGGCCAGATCGCCCTGAACGTCGGGCGAAAAACCCAGCGCACGATCGTCGAAAACCACGGCGACAGACCGATCCAGGTAGGATCGCACTATCACTTTTACGAAGTAAATCCGGCGCTGAAATTCGATCGCGCCGCGACCAAAGGCTATCGCCTGAACATTCCGGCAGGCACCGCCGTGCGCTTCGAGCCGGGGCAAAAGCGCGAGGTGACGCTGGTGCTGATCGCCGGGGCGCAGCGGGTGTTTGGTTTTCGCGGCGAAGTGATGGGCGGTCTGGAGGATAACAATGGCTGA
- a CDS encoding Urease accessory protein UreD, translating into MLATQVTDNAYKGWQASLALQFRHTPEKTILHSARHVGPLTVQRPFYPEDETCHLYLLHPPGGIVGGDTLDISVELAANSHALITMPGASKFYRSSGAQALLNQRFFMAENATLEWLPQDTIFFPGANARLRSVFHLHPSSSLLAWELLCLGRPVIGETFSHGMLDSRLEVWLDDQPLLIERQHLADGDLTPVAEHPWIGTLLCYPANDALLDGVRERLTPLENFAGATLTDGLLSVRFLSHDNLICQQAMRDIWQYLRPMVTAKAPHVPRIWQT; encoded by the coding sequence ATGTTAGCAACCCAGGTCACTGATAACGCGTATAAAGGCTGGCAGGCGTCGCTTGCGTTGCAGTTTCGTCACACCCCTGAAAAAACCATTCTGCACTCGGCGCGACACGTCGGCCCGCTTACCGTTCAGCGCCCGTTTTATCCCGAAGACGAAACCTGTCATCTCTATTTGTTGCATCCGCCCGGCGGAATTGTCGGCGGCGATACGCTGGATATTTCGGTCGAACTGGCCGCGAATAGCCATGCGCTGATCACCATGCCGGGTGCCAGTAAGTTCTATCGTAGTAGCGGCGCGCAGGCGCTTCTCAATCAGCGTTTTTTTATGGCCGAGAACGCAACGCTCGAGTGGCTGCCGCAGGACACCATTTTCTTCCCCGGTGCGAACGCCCGACTCCGCTCGGTTTTCCATTTGCACCCTTCCAGCTCCTTGCTGGCGTGGGAGTTGCTGTGTCTGGGCCGCCCGGTGATCGGAGAGACCTTCAGTCACGGCATGCTCGACAGCCGACTGGAAGTGTGGCTCGACGATCAACCGCTGCTTATTGAGCGCCAGCATCTGGCCGACGGCGATTTGACTCCAGTGGCGGAACATCCCTGGATCGGCACGTTGCTCTGCTATCCGGCGAACGACGCGCTGTTGGACGGCGTGCGCGAACGCCTCACGCCGCTTGAGAACTTTGCCGGTGCGACGCTCACCGACGGCCTGCTGTCGGTGCGTTTTCTTTCTCACGATAACCTGATTTGCCAACAGGCGATGCGCGATATCTGGCAGTACCTGCGACCTATGGTGACCGCCAAAGCGCCCCACGTTCCCCGAATCTGGCAGACCTAA
- a CDS encoding Acyl-phosphate:glycerol-3-phosphate O-acyltransferase PlsY, producing the protein MSAIAPGMIFLAYLCGSISSAILVCRIAGLPDPRVSGSGNPGATNVLRIGGKGAAVAVLIFDVLKGMLPVWGAYALGVTPFWLGLIAIAACLGHIWPVFFGFKGGKGVATAFGAIAPIGWDLTGVMAGTWLLSVLLSGYSSLGAIVSALIAPFYVWWFKPQFTFPVSMLSCLILLRHHDNIQRLWRRQETKIWTKLKRKKKDPK; encoded by the coding sequence ATGAGTGCAATCGCGCCTGGAATGATTTTCCTCGCCTACCTTTGCGGCTCAATCTCCAGCGCCATTCTGGTCTGCCGCATCGCCGGATTACCTGACCCTCGCGTCAGCGGTTCCGGGAATCCAGGGGCGACCAATGTATTACGAATTGGCGGCAAGGGAGCAGCCGTAGCGGTATTGATTTTTGATGTTCTGAAAGGAATGCTCCCCGTCTGGGGCGCTTATGCGCTGGGCGTGACCCCGTTCTGGCTGGGGCTTATTGCCATCGCCGCCTGTCTGGGCCATATCTGGCCGGTATTCTTTGGTTTTAAAGGCGGCAAAGGCGTCGCCACCGCGTTTGGCGCGATCGCCCCCATCGGCTGGGATTTGACCGGCGTTATGGCGGGCACCTGGCTGCTGAGCGTGCTGTTGAGCGGCTATTCGTCGCTGGGCGCGATTGTGAGTGCACTGATCGCTCCGTTCTATGTCTGGTGGTTTAAACCCCAGTTCACCTTCCCCGTTTCCATGCTCTCCTGCCTGATTCTCCTGCGTCATCACGACAACATTCAGCGTCTGTGGCGTCGTCAGGAAACCAAAATCTGGACCAAGCTGAAGAGAAAGAAAAAAGACCCGAAGTAA
- a CDS encoding tRNA nucleotidyltransferase — protein sequence MKIYLVGGAVRDALLGLPVKDKDWVVVGATPEEMLNAGYQQVGRDFPVFLHPKSREEYALARTERKAGFGYTGFTCYAAPDVTLEQDLLRRDLTINALAQDDDGTIVDAYGGQTDLQNRILRHVSPAFSEDPLRVLRVARFAARYAHLSFRIADETMALMTAMTDAGELEHLAPERVWKETENALTTRNPQVFFQVLRDCGALKVLFPEIDALFGVPAPAKWHPEIDTGIHTLMTLSMAAMLSPEVDVRFATLCHDLGKGLTPKALWPRHHGHGPAGVKLVENICQRLRIPNEIRDLAKLVAEFHDLIHTFPILKPATIVKLFDSIDAWRKPQRVEQIALTSEADVRGRTGFEACDYPQGRLLREAWEIAKAVPTKAVVEAGFKGPAIREELTKRRIQAVTDWKETRCPQPKD from the coding sequence GTGAAGATTTATCTGGTCGGTGGTGCGGTTCGTGATGCGTTGTTAGGTCTGCCGGTCAAAGATAAAGACTGGGTTGTGGTCGGTGCCACACCCGAAGAGATGCTCAACGCGGGCTACCAGCAGGTAGGCCGCGATTTTCCCGTGTTTCTTCACCCTAAAAGCCGCGAAGAGTACGCCCTTGCACGCACGGAGCGCAAAGCCGGTTTCGGTTATACCGGTTTTACCTGCTACGCCGCGCCGGACGTCACGCTTGAGCAAGATCTGCTGCGCCGCGATCTGACCATCAACGCGCTGGCACAGGACGACGACGGTACTATCGTCGATGCCTACGGCGGCCAGACCGATCTGCAAAACCGAATTTTACGTCACGTCTCCCCGGCCTTCTCTGAAGATCCGCTCCGCGTCCTGCGCGTGGCGCGTTTTGCTGCCCGTTATGCCCATCTAAGTTTCCGCATTGCCGATGAAACGATGGCCTTAATGACCGCCATGACCGACGCGGGCGAGCTGGAACATCTCGCGCCGGAACGGGTGTGGAAGGAGACGGAAAACGCGCTGACGACCCGCAATCCGCAGGTCTTTTTCCAGGTGCTCCGCGACTGCGGCGCACTGAAAGTGCTGTTCCCGGAAATCGACGCCCTGTTTGGCGTTCCGGCTCCGGCGAAGTGGCATCCGGAAATCGATACCGGCATTCATACCCTGATGACCTTAAGCATGGCGGCAATGCTCAGCCCAGAAGTGGACGTGCGTTTCGCCACGCTTTGTCACGACCTGGGCAAAGGATTAACGCCAAAGGCCCTCTGGCCACGCCATCACGGTCACGGCCCGGCGGGCGTCAAACTGGTGGAAAATATCTGCCAGCGCCTGCGGATACCCAACGAGATCCGCGATCTGGCAAAACTGGTCGCTGAATTCCACGACCTGATCCACACCTTCCCGATCCTGAAACCGGCCACCATCGTCAAGCTGTTCGACAGCATTGATGCCTGGCGCAAGCCGCAGCGCGTCGAGCAGATTGCGCTCACCAGCGAAGCGGACGTGCGCGGGCGCACCGGTTTTGAAGCCTGTGATTATCCGCAGGGCCGTTTGCTGCGTGAAGCGTGGGAAATTGCGAAAGCGGTGCCGACGAAAGCAGTGGTGGAAGCTGGATTTAAAGGCCCGGCAATCCGCGAAGAGTTAACCAAACGCCGGATTCAGGCCGTGACAGACTGGAAGGAAACGCGTTGCCCTCAGCCAAAAGACTGA
- a CDS encoding Undecaprenyl-diphosphatase — protein MSDIHSLLVAAILGVVEGLTEFLPVSSTGHMIIVGHLLGFEGETAKTFEVVIQLGSILAVVVMFWRRLFGLIGIHFGRQPQHEGEGKGRLTLIHILLGMVPAVVLGLIFHDTIKSLFNPINVMYALVVGGVLLIAAELLKPKEPKAPGLDDMTYRQAFMIGCFQCLALWPGFSRSGATISGGMLMGVSRYAASEFSFLLAVPMMMGATALDLYKSYHFLTTADIPMFAVGFVTAFLVALVAIKTFLQLIKRISFIPFAIYRFIVAAAVYVVFF, from the coding sequence ATGAGCGATATACACTCGCTGCTGGTGGCGGCAATACTGGGTGTGGTCGAAGGATTGACGGAGTTTTTGCCCGTTTCCAGTACCGGACACATGATCATCGTCGGTCATTTGCTCGGCTTCGAAGGCGAAACGGCAAAGACCTTTGAGGTGGTGATTCAGCTAGGCTCCATTCTGGCCGTCGTTGTGATGTTCTGGCGTCGCCTGTTTGGTCTGATCGGCATTCACTTTGGTCGTCAGCCGCAGCACGAAGGCGAGGGCAAAGGCCGTTTGACGCTGATTCACATCCTGCTTGGGATGGTGCCGGCGGTGGTGCTGGGGCTGATTTTCCACGACACGATCAAATCGTTGTTTAACCCGATTAACGTGATGTATGCGCTGGTGGTCGGCGGTGTGTTGCTGATTGCCGCTGAACTGCTGAAGCCGAAAGAGCCGAAAGCGCCGGGTCTGGATGATATGACCTACCGTCAGGCGTTTATGATTGGCTGCTTCCAGTGTCTGGCACTCTGGCCGGGCTTTTCCCGTTCAGGGGCGACCATTTCCGGCGGGATGCTGATGGGCGTGAGTCGCTATGCGGCGTCCGAGTTCTCGTTCCTGCTGGCAGTGCCGATGATGATGGGCGCTACCGCGCTGGATCTCTATAAGAGCTACCACTTCCTGACGACGGCCGACATTCCGATGTTCGCCGTGGGCTTTGTGACCGCGTTCCTGGTCGCGCTGGTGGCAATCAAAACCTTCCTGCAGTTAATCAAACGTATCTCTTTCATTCCGTTTGCTATCTACCGCTTTATCGTCGCGGCGGCAGTCTACGTGGTCTTCTTCTAA
- a CDS encoding Adenylate cyclase, whose protein sequence is MAQEIELKFIVEKGSVDALRTHLNQLTAEHHEPVQLLNIYYETADNWLRRHDMGLRIRGANGRYEMTMKIAGRVVGGLHQRPEYNIDIEKPELELNRLPADVWPNGELPDGLSDQVKPLFSTDFWREKWLVNEGKSRIEIALDLGDVKAGEFQEPICELELELLEGDADDVLKLARKLVGQSGLRQGSLSKAARGYHLAAGNAPRQVKTTTILHVAPKSSVEQGLEASLELALSQWQYHEELWVRGVSGAKKHVLDAIGLVRSTLTLFGGVVPRKASAHLRDFLTQTEALMATDVSAETAVYSPQTAAAKLALTEFLVTRGWQRFLDDKTQKKIAESFKRFADTHMSRSNSELKTIFDRPLGDQYADQLVRLTRDIDTVLLLAGSYDGPKAQAWLENWQGLRHAIETRQRIEIEHFRNEAISQEPFWLHSGKR, encoded by the coding sequence ATGGCACAAGAAATCGAACTGAAATTTATCGTAGAAAAGGGCAGCGTTGACGCGCTGCGGACCCATCTCAATCAGCTGACTGCTGAACACCATGAGCCGGTTCAACTTCTCAACATCTATTACGAAACTGCCGATAACTGGCTGCGCCGTCATGACATGGGCCTGCGCATTCGTGGCGCTAACGGGCGTTATGAAATGACGATGAAAATTGCGGGTCGTGTGGTCGGCGGTTTGCATCAGCGTCCTGAATATAATATCGACATTGAAAAGCCAGAACTTGAACTGAATCGACTTCCGGCAGACGTCTGGCCGAACGGTGAACTGCCGGATGGGCTGTCGGATCAGGTTAAGCCGCTGTTCAGCACCGATTTCTGGCGCGAAAAGTGGCTGGTGAATGAAGGGAAAAGCCGTATCGAAATTGCGCTCGATCTGGGCGACGTCAAAGCAGGCGAGTTCCAGGAACCGATTTGCGAGCTGGAGCTTGAACTGCTGGAAGGCGATGCCGACGACGTGCTGAAGCTGGCGCGTAAGCTGGTGGGCCAGTCCGGTCTGCGTCAGGGGAGTTTGAGTAAAGCCGCGCGCGGGTATCATCTGGCGGCGGGCAATGCGCCGCGCCAGGTTAAAACCACCACTATCCTGCACGTGGCACCAAAATCAAGCGTCGAGCAGGGGCTGGAAGCTTCGCTGGAACTGGCTCTCAGCCAGTGGCAATACCATGAGGAGCTGTGGGTGCGCGGCGTGAGCGGGGCGAAAAAACACGTACTGGATGCCATCGGCCTGGTGCGCAGCACCCTGACGTTGTTTGGCGGCGTGGTACCGCGTAAAGCGAGTGCTCACTTACGTGATTTCTTGACCCAGACCGAAGCGCTAATGGCGACGGACGTCTCTGCCGAAACGGCGGTTTACAGCCCGCAGACGGCTGCGGCAAAGCTGGCGTTAACTGAGTTTCTGGTGACGCGCGGCTGGCAGCGTTTTCTGGATGATAAAACCCAGAAGAAGATTGCTGAGTCGTTTAAGCGTTTCGCCGATACGCATATGTCCCGCAGCAACTCAGAATTGAAAACCATTTTTGACCGACCGCTTGGCGATCAGTACGCCGATCAGCTGGTTCGTCTGACGCGCGATATTGACACGGTTCTGCTGCTGGCTGGCTCTTACGATGGACCCAAAGCGCAGGCGTGGCTGGAAAACTGGCAGGGGCTTCGCCATGCCATCGAAACGCGCCAGCGCATTGAAATTGAACATTTCCGCAATGAGGCCATTTCGCAAGAGCCGTTCTGGTTGCACAGCGGAAAACGTTAA
- a CDS encoding Urease gamma subunit — translation MELTPREKDKLLLFTAALVAERRLARGVKLNYPESVALISAFIMEGARDGQTVAELMEAGRHVLTRAQVMEGVPEMIPDIQVEATFPDGSKLVTVHNPIL, via the coding sequence ATGGAACTGACCCCCCGAGAAAAAGACAAGCTGTTGCTGTTTACCGCCGCGCTGGTTGCGGAGCGCCGCCTTGCGCGCGGCGTCAAACTCAATTACCCGGAATCGGTCGCGCTGATCAGTGCCTTCATTATGGAGGGTGCGCGCGACGGGCAAACCGTGGCGGAGCTGATGGAAGCGGGTCGTCATGTGCTAACGCGCGCACAGGTGATGGAGGGCGTGCCGGAGATGATCCCGGATATTCAGGTGGAGGCCACCTTCCCTGACGGCTCCAAGCTCGTCACCGTCCACAATCCGATCCTTTGA
- a CDS encoding bifunctional glutamine-synthetase adenylyltransferase,deadenyltransferase: MPLSSQLTQHWQTVCARLPESLPASSLSEQAQQVLTFSDFVQESITANPDWLSELEAAPPLADEWQHYPQWLSDALTDVSDEPTLMRVLRQFRRRVMVRIAWAQSLELVSEESTLQQLSVLAETLIVAARDWLYDACCKEWGTPCSEEGTPQPLMILGMGKLGGGELNFSSDIDLIFAWPEKGATRGGRRELDNAQFFTRLGQRLIKALDQPTQDGFVYRVDMRLRPFGDSGPLVLSFAALEDYYQEQGRDWERYAMVKARIMGDNGDVYASELRAMLRPFVFRRYIDFSVIQSLRNMKGMIAREVRRRGLKDNIKLGAGGIREIEFIVQVFQLIRGGREPSLQSRSLLPTLKAIEQLHLLPEGDAQTLHDAYLYLRRLENLLQSINDEQTQTLPGDDLNRARLAWGMGVDDWQGLTETLDTHMAGVRRIFNDLIGDDEAESPDDTLSEHWRELWQDALQEDDTTPVLAHLSDDDRHRVVALIADFRLEMNKRAIGPRGRQVLDHLMPHLLSNVCSRADAPVPLSRLTPLLTGIITRTTYLELLSEFPGALKHLISLCAASPMVASKLARYPLLLDELLDPNTLYQPTAMDAYRDELRQYLLRVPEEDEEQQLEALRQFKQAQMLRVAAADIAGTLPVMKVSDHLTWLAEAIIDAVVQQAWSQMVVRYGQPKHLADREGRGFAVVGYGKLGGWELGYSSDLDLIFLHDCPVDVMTDGEREIDGRQFYLRLAQRIMHLFSTRTSSGILYEVDARLRPSGAAGMLVTSTESFADYQQNEAWTWEHQALVRARVVYGDPQLKAQFDTIRRDVLITPREGQKLQIDVREMREKMRAHLGNKHRDRFDIKADEGGITDIEFITQYLVLRHAHDKPKLTRWSDNVRILELLAQNDIMDEQEAQALTHAYTTLRDELHHLALQEQPGHVAPECFTNERMQVSASWQKWLVEPCV; this comes from the coding sequence ATGCCGCTTTCTTCACAGCTCACGCAGCACTGGCAGACGGTCTGTGCGCGTCTGCCAGAATCATTACCCGCTTCCTCACTCAGTGAGCAGGCGCAGCAAGTGCTTACTTTTAGTGATTTTGTGCAGGAGAGCATCACCGCGAATCCTGACTGGCTGTCTGAACTGGAAGCGGCACCGCCGCTGGCCGACGAGTGGCAGCACTATCCACAATGGCTAAGTGACGCGCTGACGGACGTGAGCGATGAGCCGACGCTGATGCGCGTTTTGCGCCAGTTCCGCCGTCGCGTGATGGTCCGCATCGCCTGGGCGCAGTCGCTGGAGCTGGTGAGTGAAGAGAGCACTCTGCAGCAGTTGAGCGTTCTTGCGGAGACGCTGATTGTAGCTGCGCGCGACTGGCTGTACGACGCTTGCTGCAAAGAGTGGGGTACGCCGTGCAGTGAAGAAGGCACTCCACAGCCGCTGATGATTTTGGGCATGGGGAAACTGGGCGGCGGCGAACTGAATTTCTCGTCGGATATCGACCTGATCTTCGCCTGGCCGGAAAAGGGCGCAACCCGTGGCGGACGGCGTGAACTTGATAACGCGCAGTTCTTTACCCGCCTCGGTCAGCGATTGATTAAAGCGCTGGACCAGCCTACGCAGGACGGTTTTGTTTACCGCGTGGATATGCGCCTGCGCCCGTTCGGCGACAGCGGCCCGCTGGTGTTGAGCTTTGCTGCGCTGGAAGATTATTACCAGGAACAGGGCCGCGACTGGGAACGCTACGCGATGGTCAAAGCGCGGATCATGGGCGATAACGGCGATGTTTACGCCAGCGAGCTGCGCGCCATGCTGCGCCCGTTCGTCTTCCGCCGCTATATCGATTTCAGCGTTATTCAGTCGCTGCGCAATATGAAAGGGATGATCGCCCGCGAGGTGCGCCGCCGGGGCCTGAAAGACAATATAAAACTCGGCGCGGGCGGCATTCGCGAAATTGAGTTTATCGTGCAGGTGTTCCAGCTCATTCGTGGCGGGCGCGAACCGTCCCTGCAATCCCGTTCGCTGCTGCCGACGCTGAAGGCTATTGAGCAGCTGCATTTGCTGCCGGAAGGCGATGCGCAAACCTTGCACGATGCCTATCTCTATTTGCGTCGCCTCGAAAACTTGCTGCAAAGCATCAACGATGAACAGACCCAAACCCTGCCGGGCGATGACCTCAATCGGGCGCGTCTGGCCTGGGGCATGGGCGTTGACGACTGGCAGGGGCTGACGGAGACGTTGGATACCCACATGGCGGGTGTACGGCGGATCTTTAATGATTTGATTGGCGATGACGAAGCCGAATCGCCGGACGATACCCTGTCTGAGCACTGGCGCGAGCTGTGGCAGGATGCGCTCCAGGAAGATGACACTACCCCGGTGCTGGCCCATTTGAGCGATGACGACCGCCATCGTGTGGTGGCGCTGATCGCCGATTTCCGCCTGGAAATGAACAAACGCGCTATCGGCCCGCGCGGGCGACAGGTGCTCGATCACCTGATGCCACATTTGCTGAGCAACGTCTGTTCACGGGCGGATGCGCCGGTTCCACTTTCGCGCCTGACGCCGCTACTCACCGGGATTATTACCCGCACGACTTATCTTGAGCTGCTCAGCGAATTCCCCGGTGCGCTCAAACATCTGATTTCGCTCTGCGCTGCATCGCCGATGGTCGCCAGCAAACTGGCGCGTTATCCGTTGTTGCTGGATGAACTGCTCGACCCGAATACCCTGTATCAGCCGACAGCGATGGATGCCTATCGCGACGAGCTGCGCCAGTATCTGCTGCGCGTCCCGGAAGAGGACGAGGAGCAACAGCTGGAGGCGCTGCGTCAGTTTAAGCAGGCGCAGATGCTGCGTGTGGCGGCGGCGGATATCGCCGGAACGCTGCCGGTGATGAAAGTCAGCGATCATCTCACCTGGCTTGCGGAAGCGATCATCGATGCGGTGGTCCAGCAGGCCTGGAGTCAGATGGTGGTGCGCTATGGTCAGCCGAAGCATCTGGCGGATCGCGAAGGGCGCGGTTTTGCGGTAGTGGGTTATGGCAAGCTGGGCGGCTGGGAGCTGGGCTACAGTTCCGATCTGGATTTGATCTTCCTGCACGATTGTCCGGTGGACGTGATGACCGACGGCGAGCGTGAAATCGACGGACGTCAGTTCTACCTGCGCCTGGCGCAGCGCATTATGCATCTGTTCAGCACCCGCACCTCGTCCGGTATTTTGTACGAAGTGGACGCACGTCTGCGCCCATCCGGCGCGGCGGGCATGTTAGTCACGTCCACCGAATCCTTTGCTGACTATCAGCAAAACGAAGCCTGGACATGGGAGCATCAGGCGCTGGTGCGCGCTCGCGTGGTGTACGGCGATCCACAGCTGAAAGCGCAGTTCGATACCATTCGTCGGGACGTGTTGATTACGCCGCGCGAAGGTCAAAAATTGCAGATCGACGTGCGAGAAATGCGTGAGAAAATGCGGGCGCATCTGGGCAACAAGCACCGCGATCGCTTTGATATCAAAGCCGATGAAGGCGGGATTACCGACATTGAATTCATTACGCAGTATCTGGTGCTCCGCCATGCGCACGACAAGCCGAAGCTGACGCGCTGGTCTGATAACGTGCGCATTCTGGAACTGCTGGCGCAAAACGACATTATGGATGAGCAGGAAGCGCAGGCGTTGACCCACGCTTACACCACGCTGCGTGACGAGCTGCATCATTTGGCATTACAGGAACAGCCGGGCCATGTGGCGCCGGAATGTTTTACGAACGAACGTATGCAGGTGTCTGCGAGCTGGCAGAAGTGGTTGGTGGAGCCGTGCGTATAG
- a CDS encoding MFS transporter, which translates to MYSLQTHKKKMTDITESHAISTAGSAPDGDIKWVRNASDVTQLVNAGSQGRANARIVIGIALGGIFLDAYDLGALAFGIKDITREFNLTPAGTGMVASAITFGAIVGALIGGYLTDKIGRYRVFMADMIFFVVAAIACAFAPNEYALAGARFVMGLGVGIDLPVAMAFLSEFARLKGPGNKAASVAMWCPTWYAAISISYLLVLFFYAVLPESHSDWLWRLILGFGAIPALVIIAIRSRYMSESPVWAANQGNLKEAASILRKAYNINAHVPQDALNQPVAVVNKARWQNYLNLFRGVYLKRTTLATLLSVVSSFAYNAVAFGLPVIISSFFVQSMLTTILISLALNLLFAFVGGLLAVRLVPRFGAWRMSLGGYACQLVALLVLALIGRPEGAAQGIISVAMLALFLFGQGFGPGAHTMAFASLSYPTSLRGVGVGLNQTLMRSSSTLSLFLFPLLVASLDTAVFWVIALAPLIGLISLLAIRWEPSGYDIDAEDYR; encoded by the coding sequence TTGTACTCATTGCAAACACACAAAAAGAAAATGACTGACATCACTGAATCACACGCTATTTCAACGGCAGGAAGCGCCCCGGACGGCGACATTAAATGGGTACGTAACGCATCGGACGTTACGCAGCTGGTCAATGCTGGCTCGCAGGGGAGAGCCAACGCGCGCATCGTTATCGGTATCGCGCTGGGCGGAATTTTCCTCGACGCCTACGATCTCGGCGCACTGGCGTTTGGTATCAAAGACATCACCCGCGAATTTAACCTGACACCCGCCGGAACCGGCATGGTGGCTTCGGCGATCACTTTTGGGGCGATCGTCGGCGCACTGATTGGCGGTTATCTGACGGACAAAATCGGCCGCTATCGCGTCTTTATGGCCGATATGATCTTTTTTGTCGTCGCCGCTATCGCCTGCGCCTTTGCGCCAAACGAATATGCCCTTGCCGGGGCACGCTTTGTGATGGGCCTTGGCGTCGGGATCGATCTCCCCGTGGCGATGGCCTTCCTCAGCGAATTCGCCAGACTGAAAGGCCCTGGAAACAAAGCCGCCAGCGTAGCGATGTGGTGTCCGACCTGGTATGCCGCGATCAGCATCTCCTACCTGCTGGTGCTCTTCTTTTACGCCGTACTGCCCGAAAGCCACAGCGACTGGCTATGGCGTTTGATTCTCGGCTTTGGCGCCATTCCCGCGCTGGTGATTATCGCCATCCGCAGCCGCTATATGAGCGAATCCCCGGTCTGGGCGGCGAATCAGGGCAACCTGAAAGAGGCCGCGTCTATTTTGCGCAAAGCGTACAACATTAATGCCCACGTCCCGCAGGATGCGCTGAACCAGCCCGTAGCGGTGGTGAACAAGGCCAGATGGCAAAACTATCTGAATCTGTTTCGCGGCGTGTACCTTAAGCGCACGACGCTGGCGACGCTGCTCTCCGTGGTCTCGTCATTTGCCTATAACGCCGTAGCGTTTGGTCTGCCGGTGATCATCTCCAGCTTCTTTGTGCAGTCGATGCTCACCACTATTTTGATCTCGCTGGCGCTTAACCTGCTCTTTGCCTTCGTTGGCGGACTGCTGGCTGTGCGTCTGGTGCCGCGCTTTGGTGCATGGCGGATGTCGCTGGGCGGCTATGCCTGTCAGTTGGTCGCCCTGCTGGTGCTGGCCCTCATCGGACGCCCGGAAGGCGCGGCACAAGGCATCATCTCTGTCGCTATGCTGGCGCTGTTTTTGTTTGGCCAGGGCTTTGGCCCAGGCGCGCACACTATGGCGTTTGCCTCGCTTAGCTATCCGACCTCGCTGCGCGGCGTCGGCGTCGGCCTCAACCAAACGCTAATGCGCAGCAGTTCAACCCTGTCACTGTTCCTGTTCCCACTCCTGGTCGCGTCTCTCGATACTGCGGTGTTCTGGGTTATTGCCCTCGCACCTTTGATTGGCCTGATTTCGCTGCTTGCCATTCGCTGGGAGCCGTCCGGCTACGATATTGACGCCGAAGATTATCGCTAA